In Clostridium omnivorum, the DNA window AGACTGTGTACTAATAATAAAAGATGCGTTATACTCTCCACAAACATGGAGCACCATTCTAATGATCTCCCTTGGAGGGATAAATACAGAGTGGATTACATTGCAACAAATGCTTCAGGAAAGCTGTCTCTTTCTGATTTAGAGAATAAATTAAAAAAGTATGACGGATTTGTAAAACTGGTAACTGTATCTGGTGCATCAAATGTAACTGGATATATAAATCCTATTTATAAGGTTGCAGAGCTTGCACATAAATACAATGCAAAAATACTTGTTGATGGAGCTCAGCTAGTCCCCCATGTACCAGTTAACATGAATCCTGAAAACTATAGCCACCACATTGACTATTTAGCCTTTTCCGCACATAAGATGTATGCACCATTTGGTATAGGAGTTTTAATCGGTCCAAAAGAAACTTTTAAAAGCGGTCCTCCAGATTATTCAGGTGGAGGTACAGTGCAAATAGTAACTCATCAATTTGTTAGCTGGAATGACCCTCCAGATAAAGAAGAGGCAGGTTCTCCTAATTTAATGGGGGTAGTAGCTTTAGCTGCTTCAATTGCTACACTAACCAATGTTGGTATGGGTAAAATAGATAAATACGAAAAACAACTAACCAGATACACATTGAACAGACTAAGAGACATTGACGGAGTAGAGATCTATGGAGATAGCATTGATTGCAGCGAGAAGGTTGGAATAATTCCCTTTAATATAGACGGCTTTCATCATAATACAATAGCTGAAATATTGTCCTATGAAGCAGCTATTGCCGTAAGAACAGGCTGCTTTTGTGCTCAACCTTATGTCCAAAATCTACTAAATATCTCTGAAGAAGCAATGAAAAGCTATATTGCAAATCCAAAGTCTCCAAGACCTGGAATGGTAAGAGTGAGCTTTGGCTTATACAACACTCTTCAAGAAATAGATATCCTGCTCCATATGCTAAAAAAAATTACTTGTAATAAAAACTATTATTTATCCAAATATAATAATCCTTAAAAGTCTTCTTTTTAGAAGGCTTTTTTATTTAAATAACTTATTTATGAATAAAAAATGGTAATAAGCTTAAAATAAATTTGTTATTTGAGAGCAATAATAAATACAAATATTGATATACTTGCTTACCTTAGAAGTACAAGGAGGGTAAATTGTGGATAAAAAGATGAACCTACTGGTATTCAGCGGAGACTATGATAAGGCTTTAGCTGCATTAATACTGGCTAACTCTGCAAGGGAAATGGATATTGAAGTATCTATGTTTTTTGCCTTTTGGGGGCTCCTATTAGTAAGAGATCCTGAAAAGTCTATTTTGGATGACAAAAGTTTATATGAAAAGCTCTTTGGAATGATGACCCCTAAGGGTCCCGAAGAATTACCTCTATCAAATATGAATATGAGTGGTATGGGGAAGGCTATGCTTAAAGCAATGATGAAAGATGATGAAACCCCTAGCTTAACCCGTTTTTTACAAGGCGCTAGGAAAAAAGGTGTCAATTTTTACGGTTGTAAGCTTTCAGTAGAAGTTATGGGCTTTAAAGAAGAAGAATTAATTCCAGAACTCCAAATAATTGATGCTAAAGAATATTTGAAAGATGCTATTAGTTCAGACATGCAATTATTTATTTAAAAGGCAGGTTGATTAATTATGAAGGCACTATGCTTTGAGGGAATTAGAAACGTACAAGTTAAAACTGTAAAAGATCCTACCATAGAGAAAAATGACGATATAGTTGTTAGGGTTACTTCAACTGCCATTTGCGGCTCGGATCTCCACCTGATTCACGGCCTTGTACCTAATATGCCTAAAGGCTTTATACTAGGTCATGAAACTATGGGGATTGTGGAGGAGGCAGGAAGTGAAGTTCACAAGGTTAAAAAGGGCGATAGAGTTATAGTTCCCTTTCCTGTTTCTTGTGGGCATTGTTGGTACTGCGAGCATGACTTATGGTCTCAATGTGACAATTCAAACCCCCATGGAGAAGTCGGTGCAATTTTGGGCTACAGCAACACTTATGGAGGTTACGACGGTGGTCAGGCTCAATATATCAGAGTTCCATATGCAAATGTTGGTCCTACAAAAGTACCTGAAGAGCTTACAGATGAGCAAGTATTATTCTTAACCGATATTCTACCCACCTCTTATTGGGGTGTAGATATTGGGGGTGTAAAACCAGGGGATACAGTGGTTATCCTAGGCTGCGGACCTGTTGGACTTTTAGCCATTAAATGGGCCATTTTCAGAGGAGCAAAGAGAGTAATAGCTGTAGACTGCGTAGATTATAGATTAAATCATGCACAAAAATATAATGGTGTTGAGATTATTAATTTTGAAAAGCATGACAACACAGGAGAATACATAAAAGAAATAACAAGCGGCGGAGCAGACGTAGTAGTTGACTGTGTTGGTATGGACGGAAAGATGTCCGGCATAGAAAAAGTTGAAACAGTACTTAAACTTCAGGGCGGATCCAAGTCTGCTATTGAAATAGCATCACAGGCTGTTAGAAAAGGTGGAACAGTAGTATTAGTAGGTGTTTATGGTTCAAAATATAACCTATTCCCACTAGGAGACTTCTTTTCTAGAAATATAACCTTAAAGATGGGTCAATGCCCGGCACATGCCTATGTAGAACCAATACTGGATCTTATAAAAACAGGCAAATTTGATGCACGGGATATAATAACCCACGTGCTTCCATTAGATCAAGGAGAACATGCTTATAAAATTTTTGATGGAAAGCAGGACAATTGTATTAAAGTTGTTTTAAAGCCTTAACTAACACTATAATTCTAAAGTACATGAAAACACCCTTCTGCTAGCAAAGCTATAAGAAGGGTGCTTGTTTCTTCACATTTTATTCCTCTACTGGCTCAAATTGATCCTTACCTACTCCACAAAGCGGACATACCCAATCTTCAGGAACGTTTTCCCAAACTGTTCCTGGTTGTACCCCGTTATCTGGATCTCCTTCTTTTGGATCGTAAATATACCCGCAAACTAAACATACATACTTTTGCATATTCATTTCCTCCTTTCACTGATTGCACTGAGTATACTAAGCTTACTGATACTCATCAGAAGTTTACTCGCAAAAGTCATAAAAAGACTTTTATTTTCTTTATCTACTTTCTCTAACATATCATTCCCAATAATACGTCCAATTTATTCTACAGTAACCACTCTTCATATGTATTCATACATTATATTGAATATGAATTTTGAAAAATAAGAACATGGAGGAATCAATATGTGCGGTATAGCAGGATGGATAAACTTCGAACAAAATATTTCTTACCAAAGAAAAGTTATTTTAGATATGACAAACACACTAAAAAAGAGAGGACCAGATGATGAGGGCTTTTACTATTCAACCAATGCTCTTCTGGGCCACAGAAGACTTATAGTAGTTGACCCTAAAGGCGGTGCACAGCCAATGATTAAGATAGTAGGTTCTAAAAAGTACGTTATTGTTTATAATGGCGAACTTTATAATACTGAAGAATTAAGAAAATGCCTTTTATCAGAAGGTTTCATATTTGACGCCTACTCAGATACTGAAGTACTTCTTACCTCCTACATTTACTGGGGAATAGACTGTCTAAAGCATATCAATGGAATATATGCCTTTGCAATTTGGGATGAGGCTAAAAATAGAGTTTTTATGGCTAGAGATCCTCTTGGAGTAAAGCCTCTATTTTATACAATAAAAAATAATTCTCTTATATTTGGATCTGAGATTAAGACACTACTTGCTCATCCTTATGTTACTCCTGTAATTAATCGTGAGGGCCTAACAGAGTTGTTTTCCTTAGGACCTGCTACTGCTTTAGGCAGCGGTGTTCTTCAGGATATATCAGAAGTACCTCCAGCATACTATCTTCTCTACGACAAAGCTGGTATAAAATTAAAGGAATACTGGCGCCCTAGTGCAAAGCCACATGATGAGGACATAGATACTACAGCTGAACATGTTAGAGAATTATTAACTGACTCTATTAAAAGGCAATTAACTGCAGATGTTCCAGTATGTACTTTCCTTTCTGGCGGATTAGATTCTAGTATCATATCTGCTGTGGCAGCTGAGGAATTTAGGAAGCAGGGAAAATTGCTTCATACCTACTCTATAGACTACGAAGATAATGATTTATATTTTAAGGCTAATGAATTTGAGCCAAACTCTGATAAAATTTACGCTTTAAAAGTTCATAAATATATAGGCAGCATACATCACAATATTATTAACAGTAGTACTGATTTAGCTGATGCCTTAGCCAACTCAGTAAAAGCTAGGGATTTACCAGGAATGGCAGATATAGATTCTTCACTCTATCTCTTTTGCAAAGAAATCAGAAAGTCCAATACAGTAGGAATTTCTGGTGAATGTGCTGATGAAATATTTGGTGGTTATCCATGGTTTAGAAGAGAAGAAGACATTAATTCAGATACTTTCCCATGGTCCAAGTCTATAGGTACAAGAAAGCAATTATTATCTGCTGATTTAAAATCTCTTGACCTTGAAGAATATACTAGAGAACAATATCGTAAAACTATAGCAGAAGTACCTCATCTTACCGGAGAATCTGATATAGATTACAGAATGAGAGAGATTTTCTATCTTAATATTAAATGGTTTATGGTGAATCTTCTTAATAGAAAAGATAGAATGAGTATGTCAAACAGCCTGGAAGTTAGAGTTCCATTTGCAGATTACAGGCTAGTTGAATATGCCTTCAACATTCCTTCACAGATTAAATTCTGCGGTGATAGAGAAAAGGGTATATTAAGAAAAGCGCTGGAAGGAATGCTTCCTGAAGATATCATTTATAGAAAAAAGAGCCCTTATCCAAAAACTCACAACCCACAGTATACTATGCTAGTTCAAAAGTGGCTAGGTAGCATACTAAAGGATAAAAACTCACCAATTCTTCAACTTATAGATCAAAACGCAGTAACTGAATTAGTTGAGACTGGCGGCAGCTCCTTTAAAGCACCTTGGTTTGGACAACTAATGAGAGGTCCTCAGCTCATAGCTTATCTTATTCAACTTAATGTTTGGCTTGAGGAATATAAAGTAAGCATAAAAATATAAAAATAAGGTGGCAGAGAACTACTCTCTCTGCCACCTTTAAAATACTTATTTAATTATGAAACTAATAATTTTGTTTATATTTTCCTCGCTAAAACAATCTATTATTAAATCTGCCATGCTTAAATCTTGTATACCAGAATTTTCATTCTTAAACCCAACACATTTCATTCCACCAGCTTTTGCTGCAATTACTCCATTTGCTGAATCTTCTACTACTATACACTTTGAAGGGTCTATACCAAATTGCTTAGACGACTTTAAGAATATATCTGGATTTGGCTTACCATGAGCAACTTCATCTCCACTTACAATAAAATCAAAGTACTTTATTAATCCTAGCTTTGACAATATAAGTTCTATGGTTCTTCTTGGCGATGAAGAACCCATACATACCTTTACCCTTAAAGTCTTTAAACTCTTTAATAATAATTCTATCCCATCAATAGCTTGCAGGCTCTCGATAGTTTTTAAATGCTGAAATTTTTCTTCTTTTCCTCTAAACATAAGTTCTTCTAGGGACAGGTCGGTATTACATTTATTCTTTACAGTTGTCCATTTTTTATTAGAAGCAATTCCAACAAAAGAATGCTGTTCTTCTGGGGTAATTACTGCTCCTAAGGATTTAAATATTTTTCTATCAATATCCATGTATATAGGTTCAGTGTCAATAATAACTCCGTCCATATCAAATATAACTATCTTATCCATGCTACACTCCTATTTAATGATTTTGCATATTTATACTTGTACCCTCTATATTTAATTTTATCATGTGGATTATACACTAACAAGCATGGAACTCAATAATGTAAAGCTTCATAGAAAATGTATAAAAACTTAGGAATACTTTATAATATTTATGTAATGAAATACTTTATAGAATTTATAATTTAAGTGGTACTTCTCCTATTACTATCTTAACTTATTACTATAAATAGATTAATATATTAATAGGAAAATGGTTTATATATAGATTTTAAGGCGGTGTTACTGTAATGCTTAGTTTCGTAGTAGCTATTTCAGAAAATAATGTTATTGGCAAAAACGGCAGTCTTCCTTGGAGGCTTCCTGAGGACTTGAAATTCTTTAAGGATATAACTTCTACCTCTTCAAAAACTATGATTATGGGCCGTAAAACCTTTGAATCTCTTCCAAAGGTGCTGCCAGGCAGGAAACATATAATTCTTACTAGAAATAAGAACTTTAAAATTAATGATGAGCAAGTTAGTGTAATATATGATATTAAAGATCTACAACCTTATATCGAGGCCCCAGAAGAGTACTTTGTAATAGGCGGAGCTGAAATTTTCAAGCAATTACTCCCCTATGCTGATAGAATTTATCTTACAAGAATTCATGAAAACTTTCATGGAGACACCTTTTTTCCTGAATTTGATGAAAATCAATGGAAAACCAATATTCTTCGTAAAGGTACTGTGGATGAAGAAAATACATATGCTCACACTTATTTAATATTAGATAGAAAAAATGAGGCTTAGAGCCTCATTTTTTTATACCCTTGGAACGTTAATTCCATAAAAAATCTCTGTCATTTCTCTATCAAGCTTTTCTATAATGTCCTGCTTCTCATTTTCTGATAAATCCTCTTCTTTTATTTCAAAGAGATAATTATCTAAATTCATATCTTTAACCTTCATCTTAGTATGGAATATATTAGATTGATATATATTCATATCAATTAGATTGTATCTATCTATAGTTTCTTTTGCTATAAAGTTTTGTATTGAATTAATGTCGTGATCTATGAAATGCTTTCCTCCATCTACGTCTCTTGTAAAGCCTCTAACTCTGTAATCTATAGTAATTACATCTGAGTCAAAGCTTCCAATAAGATAGTTTAAAGCCTTTAGTGGTGATATAGTTCCACAAGTTGAGACATCAATATCTACCCTGAAAGTACTTATATCATTTTGCGGATGACTTTCTGGATAGGTATGCACTGTTACATGGCTCTTGTCCAAATGCCCCACAATATTTTCACGAATAGGTGTTAAAATTCCTCTATTACAAGATGGATCAAGAACATATAAAGGAACCTCTTCTTCGGATATAAGCAGGGTAACACTTGCCCCTTGAGGATCATAATCCTGTTTTGCTACATTGAGCACACTAGCACCAATAATCTCTGTAACCTTTTTTAGAATATTAGTTAACCTCTCAGAATTATATTGTTCATCAATATACTCAATATATTTCTTTCGGTCTTCTTCAGATCTTGTATAACAAATATCGTAGATATTAAAACTTAAAGACTTTGTTAAATTATTAAATCCGTACAGCTTTATTTTGTTATTCTCCATCTTATGCAATGATTCTCCTTTTCCAGCAAATATTTTTACACTAATAATAGATTAGTCAAAAATAGACTATTTTTAAAATACGAATATAAAAATTTACTAATAAAAAACTTTAATAAAGTCTATTGAAATTATACATACCTATATTGCAAATGTAAATCCTTAATTAATCCATTCAGAATATTTTACTGCTATATTAAAATTTTTTCTACACTTTTTCATTATTTTGTAAAAAATTTATTACTTATTCTTACAAGTATTACTTATATTGATTTGTATACTTTATGGTGTTATACTTATTTACAGGTGTATATACACAATAAATAATACGGAAGTGATTTAATATGAGTCCTAATATTAAGGAACAAATTTTAAAATTAAAGAAGGAAAAAAACGCAATAATACTAGCACACTACTATCAAAGACCAGAAGTACAAGATATTGCAGATGCTGTAGGAGACTCTTACTATTTGAGTCAAATAGCGCAAAGCTGTAATGAAACAACAGTAGTCTTTTGTGGAGTTAAATTCATGGCTGAAAGTGCTAAAATACTATCTCCAGAAAAAAATATTCTACTGCCGGTTTTAGATGCGGGCTGCCCTATGGCTGATATGGCTGAACCTGAAGCTCTGCTAAACTTAAAAAAACAACATCCTAATGCTGCAGTAGTTGCATATATTAATTCTACAACAGAGGTAAAGGCACTGTGTGATGTTTGTGTAACCTCCTCTAGTGCTCTTAAGATAATTAACAATATAGATAGTGAAGAAATAATATTTTTACCTGATAAAAACCTAGGCTCTTATATAGCGGAGCAATTTCCTAAAAAGAAATTCATATTGTGGGACGGTTATTGTATAACCCATAAAAAAGTTCGACAAGAAAATGTACAAGCTATTAAAAACATTAACAAGGATATAAAGGTTTTAGTTCACCCTGAATGTGAAGCAGAGGTTAGAGCTCTTGCTGACTTTATAGGCAGTACAGGAGAAATTATAAGCTATGCTTCAAAGTGTGAAGCCAGGGATTATCTTATAGTAACTGAAGAAGGGGTACTTCATGAATTAAAGAGAAGAAATCCTAATAAAAACTTTTATGTACCTGGCAATACTATGACCTGCATAAATATGAAAAAAACAACCTTAGAGGATGTATACGAAAGCCTTCTAAATAACACCTACCAAATAAACATTGAGGAAGAAATGAGAATTAAAGCCTATGATTCCTTAATGAACATGCATAAGCTGGCAAGGTGATATTATGAACGTTAAATATGATGTATTAATAGTAGGTACAGGAGTGTCTGGATTATATTCTGCTCTAAATCTTAGAACTGACCTTAATATTTTAGTTATTACAAAATCTACAATTACTAATACCAACACATATCTAGCTCAAGGTGGTATATCAACTGCAAGAAATTTAGAAGACATACCACTATTCATAGAAGACACTATGAAAGCTGGAAAATATAAAAATAAAAAGGAAGCTGTTGAGATACTTGCAAAGGATTCTATGTGCAATATTAAAGCCATTTTAGATATGGGTATTAACCTTGATAGGAAGAATGGTGAACTTCTATATACCCGTGAAGGCGCCCACAGTATAAATAGGATTGTGCACCACAAGGATACTTCGGGAAAAGCCTTGGCTGATACTCTTATCGAACAGGCTAAAAGGCAAAAAAATATAACTATATGGGAAAATACTTACCTGGCAGACATTTTGACAGCTTCACACATATGTGTTGGCGGTATAGCTATAAAAGAAGATAGGCAGATAAACATACATTCAAAATGTGTCATATTGGCAACAGGCGGCATTGGAGGTCTTTTTAACAGTTCAACAAATAGACGGCATATAACAGGTGATGGTATTTCCATAGCCATGAAACACAATATAGCTGTTAAAAATTTAGATTACATTCAGTTTCATCCAACTGCACTATATGATGCAGGTGATAATTCTGAAAAGTTCTTAATCTCAGAGGCTGTAAGAGGCGAAGGAGGAAAACTATACAATACTAAGGGTGAACGGTTTATTGATGAGCTTCTCCCTAGAGATGTTGTTTCGGAGGCAATTAATAAGGAAATTAAAAAATCATCTATCCCCTATGTATTTTTAGATATATCTTTTCTAAATAGCAGCTACATAAAAGCTAGATTTCCATCAATTTATAAAGAGTGTTTAAGCCGCGACATTGATATTACTAAAAAGCCAATACCTGTATGTCCTGCTCAGCACTATTTTATGGGTGGTATAGATGTTGATCTTAATTCTAAAACCTCTATTGAAAATCTCTATGCTGTAGGTGAAACCAGCTGTACTGGTGTGCATGGTGCTAATAGGCTTGCCAGTAATTCACTTTTAGAAGGATTGGTGTTTTCTAGAAGGGCAGCTCTTGCAATAAATGGCCTCATAGATGAAATAGATATAATTAGGGCTATTCCTCCTTGTATTAAGAGTGATATAAACGCCCTAAAACTAGAAAAACAAAAATCTACCATTAATATTTTTAAAAGGAGAGTAATTGGATTAAATGATGAATTATTTAGTTATAGATAAATTAATTATTAGCGCTCTAGAAGAGGACATCCCAAATAGTGATATTACTACAAATTCAATAATAGCCTTTAATTCCAGATCAAAGGTAGACTTAATTGCTAAGGAAAATGGAATTATCGCTGGACTTCAGGCCTTTGAAAGAGTTTTTACACTTCTAGGTGATGTATCAGTTGAATTTTATAAAAAAGATGGAGACTCTGTTAAAGCTGGGGACATTCTTGCAGTAGTAAGCGGCTCCACTAAAAGTATATTAAGTGGTGAAAGAACTGCCTTAAATTATCTGCAGAGAATGAGCGGTATAGCAACAATAACTAATAAATTTGTGAATAAGCTTCAAGGCAGTAATACTAAACTTTTAGATACTCGAAAAACTACCCCTAATATGAGGATACTTGAAAAGTATGCTGTTAAAATAGGTGGTGGGTGTAATCACAGGTTTAATCTATCTGATGGAGTTCTTTTAAAGGATAACCATATCAGTGCAGCAGGTGGTGTAAAAAGTGCCATTAGACTTGCAAGAGAAAATACCTCTTTTGTTAGAAAAATTGAAGTTGAAGTTGAAAATTTAGAAATGGTAAAGGAAGCTCTAGAGGAAGCTGCCGATATAATAATGCTTGACAACATGGATATTGAAACCATGAAAAAGGCTGTTACCTTAATAAACAAAAGAGCCTTAACAGAATGTTCAGGAAATGTAAACTTAGATAATATTGAAGAAGTTGCAGGAACAGGGGTTGATTTTGTATCCGTGGGTGCCCTTACCCATTCTGCAGGAATACTTGATTTAAGCATGAAAAATTTAACTAATCTATAGTGTGCCACAGGGACACATGCATGCCCGTAGCACATTAAAAACTTAACTAATATATAAAAATAGTTTATTAGCAAATTCCCTTCCATTTGCAACTAAGACGCTGCATTGTGGCACATCCCCTCCAAACAGCATAGGATACAATAGAAGCCTTTCTTAGTGGAAATATTACCACTGGGTAGCTGTAAAATAGGAGGGGGTTATATGATATTTCAGGAAGTTAGTTGGATACGTTCAAATACTGATAAATTTTGTCCTACCCTTAGAAAACTGGCATTGGAGTGGTATAGGCCCTTTAAGCATGTGCCCTGTTTTATGCAGGGATTATTTAAGGGTATTAAGCAAAGATTCAAAAAGCTGCCAGTAATAGTTCAATTTGATGATAACTTTGAATATAATACTTGTTTAGAATTTCTTTCTATAACTACTAAGTGCAAGGTATCTAAAGAAATGCCCTTAATCCACGGTTTTTGCGCCAATGTAAATGCAATAGTTCTAGAACAGCTTATTTCGCAAAAGAAAGTTAAAAAGATATGGTATGACAATACTGTAAAAGCTGTGCTTGATATCGCTTCAAAAGAAGTGAATGCTTCTACTCTATGGAGTTCAAATCCGCCATATACAGGTAAAAATATCGTAGTAGCGGTGCTGGATACAGGTATTTATAACCATCCTGATTTATCAGGGAGAATTATAGCTTTTAAAGACCTTATAAATGGAAAGACTGCTCCTTATGATGACAATGGACACGGTACTCACGTTGCTGGAGACATCGCCTCAAATGGCAGTAAGTCTAACGGTACTTATAAAGGTCCAGCTCCAGAGGCTAGCCTTGTAGGTGTTAAAGTACTTGACCGATTTGGGTCTGGAACTCTTTCTAAAGTTATACAAGGAATACAATGGTGCATTTCGAATAAAGATGCTCTAAAAATAAAGATCATCAGCATGTCCTTAGGCAGCACTGCCTCACAACCTCATACTGATGACCCAGTTTGCCAAGCCGTAGAAAAGGCTTGGGACGCCGGAATTGTAGTATGTGTTGCTGCAGGAAATGAAGGCCCGGATGCCAATACTATTAGCTCTCCAGGAATAGATCCAAAAGTAATTACTGTAGGTGCAATAGATGATAATAATACCCCTGATATCTCTAATGACGAAATAGCATACTTTTCAAGTAGAGGTCCTACTCTTGAAAATATATCAAAACCAGATATAGTATCTCCGGGTGTGAATATCATTTCTCTGCGCTCTCCAAACTCTACTTTAGATAAACAGAATAAGAGTTCTCGAGTAGGAAACTATTACTTTTCACTATCCGGTACATCAATGGCTACTCCAATTTGTTCAGGTGTAGCAGCATTACTTCTTCAAAAGAATCCAAATCTTACACCAAGTCAAGTTAAAAAACTAATAATGACTACTGCGCACCCTATAGGGATTCTGCCAGCAACTACACAGGGCAGCGGACTTATAGATGCCGCTAAAGCAATAGAACGAGTTTCTCGTTAATACAGTTATAAAAATAGGAACAGCTAAATCTAACACTGCTCCTATTTTTATTCCCATTTATCGTTTTGTTTTATCCTTTAGTTTTTGGTATTCTGGCCGCTTCTTTGTAAGCACTATATTACT includes these proteins:
- the speD gene encoding adenosylmethionine decarboxylase codes for the protein MENNKIKLYGFNNLTKSLSFNIYDICYTRSEEDRKKYIEYIDEQYNSERLTNILKKVTEIIGASVLNVAKQDYDPQGASVTLLISEEEVPLYVLDPSCNRGILTPIRENIVGHLDKSHVTVHTYPESHPQNDISTFRVDIDVSTCGTISPLKALNYLIGSFDSDVITIDYRVRGFTRDVDGGKHFIDHDINSIQNFIAKETIDRYNLIDMNIYQSNIFHTKMKVKDMNLDNYLFEIKEEDLSENEKQDIIEKLDREMTEIFYGINVPRV
- the rd gene encoding rubredoxin, giving the protein MQKYVCLVCGYIYDPKEGDPDNGVQPGTVWENVPEDWVCPLCGVGKDQFEPVEE
- a CDS encoding aminotransferase class V-fold PLP-dependent enzyme, which produces MNSVTMENNYRDLVIGTDTKIPLSNGKLVPVVNFDNAATTPPFKSVMEELNSFAPWYSSIHRGKGLKSQISSEFYDNARKIIMSFVGANLESDTAIFVKNTTEAINKLSFRLCTNNKRCVILSTNMEHHSNDLPWRDKYRVDYIATNASGKLSLSDLENKLKKYDGFVKLVTVSGASNVTGYINPIYKVAELAHKYNAKILVDGAQLVPHVPVNMNPENYSHHIDYLAFSAHKMYAPFGIGVLIGPKETFKSGPPDYSGGGTVQIVTHQFVSWNDPPDKEEAGSPNLMGVVALAASIATLTNVGMGKIDKYEKQLTRYTLNRLRDIDGVEIYGDSIDCSEKVGIIPFNIDGFHHNTIAEILSYEAAIAVRTGCFCAQPYVQNLLNISEEAMKSYIANPKSPRPGMVRVSFGLYNTLQEIDILLHMLKKITCNKNYYLSKYNNP
- a CDS encoding dihydrofolate reductase codes for the protein MLSFVVAISENNVIGKNGSLPWRLPEDLKFFKDITSTSSKTMIMGRKTFESLPKVLPGRKHIILTRNKNFKINDEQVSVIYDIKDLQPYIEAPEEYFVIGGAEIFKQLLPYADRIYLTRIHENFHGDTFFPEFDENQWKTNILRKGTVDEENTYAHTYLILDRKNEA
- a CDS encoding L-aspartate oxidase, which translates into the protein MNVKYDVLIVGTGVSGLYSALNLRTDLNILVITKSTITNTNTYLAQGGISTARNLEDIPLFIEDTMKAGKYKNKKEAVEILAKDSMCNIKAILDMGINLDRKNGELLYTREGAHSINRIVHHKDTSGKALADTLIEQAKRQKNITIWENTYLADILTASHICVGGIAIKEDRQINIHSKCVILATGGIGGLFNSSTNRRHITGDGISIAMKHNIAVKNLDYIQFHPTALYDAGDNSEKFLISEAVRGEGGKLYNTKGERFIDELLPRDVVSEAINKEIKKSSIPYVFLDISFLNSSYIKARFPSIYKECLSRDIDITKKPIPVCPAQHYFMGGIDVDLNSKTSIENLYAVGETSCTGVHGANRLASNSLLEGLVFSRRAALAINGLIDEIDIIRAIPPCIKSDINALKLEKQKSTINIFKRRVIGLNDELFSYR
- a CDS encoding zinc-dependent alcohol dehydrogenase, giving the protein MKALCFEGIRNVQVKTVKDPTIEKNDDIVVRVTSTAICGSDLHLIHGLVPNMPKGFILGHETMGIVEEAGSEVHKVKKGDRVIVPFPVSCGHCWYCEHDLWSQCDNSNPHGEVGAILGYSNTYGGYDGGQAQYIRVPYANVGPTKVPEELTDEQVLFLTDILPTSYWGVDIGGVKPGDTVVILGCGPVGLLAIKWAIFRGAKRVIAVDCVDYRLNHAQKYNGVEIINFEKHDNTGEYIKEITSGGADVVVDCVGMDGKMSGIEKVETVLKLQGGSKSAIEIASQAVRKGGTVVLVGVYGSKYNLFPLGDFFSRNITLKMGQCPAHAYVEPILDLIKTGKFDARDIITHVLPLDQGEHAYKIFDGKQDNCIKVVLKP
- the nadA gene encoding quinolinate synthase NadA; protein product: MSPNIKEQILKLKKEKNAIILAHYYQRPEVQDIADAVGDSYYLSQIAQSCNETTVVFCGVKFMAESAKILSPEKNILLPVLDAGCPMADMAEPEALLNLKKQHPNAAVVAYINSTTEVKALCDVCVTSSSALKIINNIDSEEIIFLPDKNLGSYIAEQFPKKKFILWDGYCITHKKVRQENVQAIKNINKDIKVLVHPECEAEVRALADFIGSTGEIISYASKCEARDYLIVTEEGVLHELKRRNPNKNFYVPGNTMTCINMKKTTLEDVYESLLNNTYQINIEEEMRIKAYDSLMNMHKLAR
- a CDS encoding DsrE/DsrF/DrsH-like family protein: MDKKMNLLVFSGDYDKALAALILANSAREMDIEVSMFFAFWGLLLVRDPEKSILDDKSLYEKLFGMMTPKGPEELPLSNMNMSGMGKAMLKAMMKDDETPSLTRFLQGARKKGVNFYGCKLSVEVMGFKEEELIPELQIIDAKEYLKDAISSDMQLFI
- a CDS encoding HAD family hydrolase, encoding MDKIVIFDMDGVIIDTEPIYMDIDRKIFKSLGAVITPEEQHSFVGIASNKKWTTVKNKCNTDLSLEELMFRGKEEKFQHLKTIESLQAIDGIELLLKSLKTLRVKVCMGSSSPRRTIELILSKLGLIKYFDFIVSGDEVAHGKPNPDIFLKSSKQFGIDPSKCIVVEDSANGVIAAKAGGMKCVGFKNENSGIQDLSMADLIIDCFSEENINKIISFIIK
- the asnB gene encoding asparagine synthase (glutamine-hydrolyzing), whose product is MCGIAGWINFEQNISYQRKVILDMTNTLKKRGPDDEGFYYSTNALLGHRRLIVVDPKGGAQPMIKIVGSKKYVIVYNGELYNTEELRKCLLSEGFIFDAYSDTEVLLTSYIYWGIDCLKHINGIYAFAIWDEAKNRVFMARDPLGVKPLFYTIKNNSLIFGSEIKTLLAHPYVTPVINREGLTELFSLGPATALGSGVLQDISEVPPAYYLLYDKAGIKLKEYWRPSAKPHDEDIDTTAEHVRELLTDSIKRQLTADVPVCTFLSGGLDSSIISAVAAEEFRKQGKLLHTYSIDYEDNDLYFKANEFEPNSDKIYALKVHKYIGSIHHNIINSSTDLADALANSVKARDLPGMADIDSSLYLFCKEIRKSNTVGISGECADEIFGGYPWFRREEDINSDTFPWSKSIGTRKQLLSADLKSLDLEEYTREQYRKTIAEVPHLTGESDIDYRMREIFYLNIKWFMVNLLNRKDRMSMSNSLEVRVPFADYRLVEYAFNIPSQIKFCGDREKGILRKALEGMLPEDIIYRKKSPYPKTHNPQYTMLVQKWLGSILKDKNSPILQLIDQNAVTELVETGGSSFKAPWFGQLMRGPQLIAYLIQLNVWLEEYKVSIKI